In Massilia antarctica, the following are encoded in one genomic region:
- a CDS encoding aromatic ring-hydroxylating oxygenase subunit alpha, translated as MSDLATHAKLARSCAQLPVDAYFDEALLQREMQQLFQHGPRYVGHTLMVPETGDFATLASENEGRMLVRNANGIEVLSNVCRHRQALMFNGRGNANNIVCPLHRWTYDLKGELIGAPHFPETPCLNLSKTPLQEWNGLLFEQNGYNVMEKLAGLSVTGDFDFSGYMFDHVEVQTCNYNWKTFIEVYLEDYHVEPFHAGLGGFVSCDDLSWEFGRDYSVQTVGVNRGLGKAGSPIYQRWQEQVLKFRGGVPPDKGAIWFTLYPNIMVEWYPHVLIVSTLWPDGPQKTRNVVEFYYPEEIVLFERDFIEAERAAYMETCVEDDEIAMRMDAGRRILMARGVSEVGPYQSPMEDGMQHFHEWYRSSLAL; from the coding sequence ATGTCCGATCTGGCTACCCACGCCAAGCTGGCGCGCTCATGCGCGCAGCTTCCGGTAGATGCTTACTTTGATGAAGCGCTGTTACAGCGCGAAATGCAGCAATTGTTCCAGCATGGCCCGCGCTATGTCGGCCATACGCTGATGGTGCCCGAAACGGGAGACTTTGCCACGCTCGCTTCCGAGAATGAGGGCCGCATGCTGGTGCGCAACGCAAACGGGATCGAGGTCCTGTCGAATGTGTGCCGCCACCGCCAGGCCCTGATGTTCAACGGACGCGGCAATGCGAACAATATCGTCTGTCCGCTGCACCGCTGGACCTACGACCTCAAGGGTGAGCTGATCGGTGCGCCGCACTTCCCGGAAACGCCGTGCCTGAACCTGTCCAAGACGCCGCTCCAGGAGTGGAATGGCTTGCTGTTCGAGCAGAACGGCTACAACGTCATGGAAAAACTGGCGGGCCTGTCGGTGACCGGGGATTTCGATTTTTCGGGCTATATGTTCGACCATGTCGAGGTGCAGACCTGTAATTACAACTGGAAGACTTTCATCGAAGTCTACCTGGAGGATTACCACGTCGAGCCGTTCCACGCGGGGCTGGGCGGCTTTGTCAGCTGCGACGACCTGAGCTGGGAATTCGGGCGCGATTACAGCGTGCAGACGGTCGGCGTGAACCGCGGCCTGGGCAAGGCCGGTTCGCCCATCTACCAGCGCTGGCAGGAGCAGGTGCTCAAGTTCCGCGGCGGCGTGCCGCCCGATAAGGGCGCGATCTGGTTCACCTTGTACCCGAACATCATGGTCGAATGGTATCCGCACGTGCTGATCGTCTCGACCCTGTGGCCGGACGGCCCGCAAAAGACGCGCAACGTGGTCGAGTTCTACTATCCCGAAGAAATCGTGCTGTTCGAGCGCGACTTCATCGAGGCCGAGCGCGCCGCCTACATGGAAACCTGCGTCGAAGACGATGAAATCGCCATGCGCATGGACGCCGGCCGCCGCATCCTGATGGCGCGCGGCGTCAGCGAGGTGGGACCGTACCAGTCACCGATGGAAGACGGCATGCAGCATTTCCACGAGTGGTACCGCAGCAGCCTGGCGCTGTAG
- a CDS encoding sulfurtransferase, which produces MYTTLISAADLAGHIDNPSWVIVDCRHDLMNLAAGREAYAAGHLPHALFADIETELSGAKRGADGVFRGRHPLPVRADLVETLRSWGIDDDSQVVAYDAHGGMFAARLWWMLRWVGHPAVAVLDGGLAAWQAAGLALSTAPQSPRSGTITERAPLVTTVSAADVLDNIKGGKRVVIDARAADRFRGENETIDPVGGHIPGAKNHFFKDNLEPDGRFKDAAQLKAELAPLVGKPQDAIMQCGSGVTACHNLLALEVAGLPGAALYPGSWSEWCADPARPVATGT; this is translated from the coding sequence ATGTACACGACACTGATCTCCGCAGCCGACCTGGCCGGCCATATCGACAACCCATCGTGGGTCATCGTCGACTGCCGCCATGACCTGATGAACCTGGCCGCCGGGCGCGAGGCCTACGCCGCCGGCCATCTGCCGCACGCCCTGTTCGCCGATATCGAAACCGAGCTGTCCGGCGCCAAGCGCGGCGCCGACGGCGTTTTCCGAGGGCGCCATCCGCTGCCGGTGCGCGCCGACCTGGTCGAGACCCTGCGCAGCTGGGGCATCGACGACGACAGCCAGGTCGTGGCCTACGACGCCCACGGCGGCATGTTCGCGGCGCGCCTGTGGTGGATGCTGCGTTGGGTCGGCCATCCGGCGGTGGCGGTGCTCGACGGCGGCCTGGCTGCATGGCAGGCGGCCGGACTGGCGCTGTCGACGGCCCCGCAATCGCCACGCAGCGGCACCATCACCGAACGCGCGCCGCTGGTGACGACCGTCTCGGCGGCCGACGTCCTCGATAACATCAAGGGCGGCAAGCGGGTAGTGATCGACGCGCGCGCGGCCGACCGCTTCCGCGGCGAGAACGAGACCATCGATCCGGTCGGCGGCCATATTCCGGGCGCGAAAAACCACTTCTTCAAGGATAACCTGGAGCCGGACGGGCGCTTCAAGGATGCGGCCCAGCTCAAGGCCGAACTGGCGCCGCTGGTGGGTAAGCCGCAGGACGCCATCATGCAGTGCGGATCGGGCGTGACCGCCTGCCACAACCTGCTGGCGCTGGAAGTGGCCGGGCTGCCCGGCGCCGCGCTGTATCCGGGTTCGTGGAGCGAATGGTGCGCCGATCCGGCACGCCCGGTAGCCACCGGGACGTAA
- a CDS encoding beta/gamma crystallin-related protein — MAEVVLSEHSNFRGREKHLYGSEPNLSAPDKHFFNDRVSSFVVVSGRWKVYRDSNYRGPASCVFGPGRYTWVEAAGIPNDSISSVRLMAA, encoded by the coding sequence ATGGCTGAAGTCGTGCTATCTGAACATAGCAATTTCCGGGGCCGCGAGAAGCATCTGTATGGTTCGGAGCCGAATTTGAGTGCGCCGGACAAGCATTTTTTCAATGACAGGGTATCGTCGTTCGTGGTGGTATCGGGACGCTGGAAGGTTTACCGCGACAGCAATTATCGCGGACCGGCCTCGTGTGTGTTCGGACCTGGCCGCTATACCTGGGTCGAAGCGGCGGGTATCCCGAATGATTCCATCTCGTCCGTGCGACTGATGGCGGCCTGA
- a CDS encoding polyprenyl synthetase family protein, with amino-acid sequence MSGAFDDWMKTVQARVEQALDALLPAADAIPHKLHDAMRYTVLGGGKRVRPLLVFAAGALSGADARTLERAAAAVEMIHAYSLVHDDMPCMDDDDLRRGKPTVHVAYDEATALLVGDALQSQAFLVLAEGLDIPPARQVAMLRLLAHAAGSSGMCGGQAIDLDSVGISLTLEQLEQMHQLKTGALLRASVVLGALAGGDVSDAQMTALDTYAKAIGLAFQVVDDVLDATADSATLGKTAGKDAAANKPTYVSILGLEPSRVLAEKLRNDAHDALAPFGDKADRLRQLADLIVQRKA; translated from the coding sequence ATGAGCGGCGCCTTCGACGACTGGATGAAAACCGTGCAGGCGCGGGTGGAACAGGCGCTGGACGCCTTGCTGCCGGCGGCCGATGCGATTCCGCACAAGCTGCACGACGCGATGCGCTACACGGTGCTCGGCGGCGGCAAGCGGGTACGCCCGCTGCTGGTGTTCGCGGCCGGCGCGCTGTCCGGCGCCGATGCGCGCACCCTGGAGCGCGCCGCCGCCGCCGTCGAAATGATCCACGCCTATTCGCTGGTCCACGACGACATGCCGTGCATGGACGACGACGATCTGCGGCGCGGCAAACCGACCGTGCACGTGGCCTACGACGAAGCGACCGCGCTGCTGGTGGGCGACGCGCTGCAATCGCAAGCCTTCCTGGTGCTGGCCGAAGGGCTGGACATCCCGCCGGCGCGCCAGGTCGCCATGCTGCGTTTGCTCGCGCACGCGGCCGGGTCAAGCGGCATGTGCGGCGGCCAGGCGATCGATCTGGACAGCGTCGGCATCAGCCTCACCCTGGAGCAGCTCGAACAGATGCACCAGCTCAAAACCGGCGCCTTGCTGCGCGCCTCGGTGGTGCTGGGCGCGCTGGCTGGCGGTGATGTGAGCGACGCGCAGATGACGGCGCTCGATACGTACGCCAAAGCGATCGGGCTGGCCTTCCAGGTGGTCGACGACGTGCTCGATGCGACCGCCGATTCGGCCACCCTTGGCAAGACCGCGGGCAAGGACGCGGCGGCCAACAAGCCGACCTATGTATCGATTTTGGGCCTGGAACCATCCAGGGTCTTGGCAGAAAAATTGCGGAACGATGCGCATGACGCGCTCGCGCCGTTTGGTGACAAAGCAGATCGGCTGCGCCAGTTGGCGGACCTGATCGTGCAGCGGAAAGCGTAA
- a CDS encoding beta/gamma crystallin-related protein: MAEIVLFEHANYHGAHKHLFASETNLNAPDDNFFNDKVSSFVVLSGRWQFYRDSNFQGPGSQVFGPGRYNWVEAVNVPNDSISSVRLL; encoded by the coding sequence ATGGCTGAAATCGTCCTGTTTGAACACGCTAATTATCACGGCGCTCATAAACATTTGTTCGCTTCTGAAACGAATCTGAATGCCCCCGACGATAATTTTTTCAACGATAAAGTTTCTTCGTTCGTCGTGCTGTCGGGCCGCTGGCAGTTCTACCGCGATAGCAATTTCCAGGGACCGGGGTCGCAGGTATTCGGGCCGGGCCGTTATAACTGGGTCGAAGCGGTGAATGTGCCGAACGATTCCATTTCGTCGGTCCGCTTGCTGTAA
- a CDS encoding DMT family transporter has protein sequence MASLWMLFASFAFAAMGAAVKLASSVYSTSEIVMYRGLVGTVMLLIMVKHQGLTLRTVFVKDHLWRSFVGVVSLWMWFFAIGKLPLATAVTLNYMAPIWIAAFLFCAGWWHAKDHVEWPLIVAVIMSFVGVTLVLQPAIAANQWLGGAVGLLSSVLSAMAYMQVRRLGQLGEPEFRVVFYFSAMTASAGLAGTLLEGRGAGVPLFTAHTLYSAGLLLAIGVSALFAQIAMTRAYRIGKVLVVANLQYTGIVFSSLWGMLLWGDRFSWYVWLGMAVILVSGIAATFYNTQSTPRGTAVSKTDPIASEL, from the coding sequence ATGGCGTCACTGTGGATGTTATTTGCCAGCTTCGCCTTCGCCGCCATGGGCGCGGCCGTGAAACTGGCGTCAAGCGTGTATTCGACGTCCGAAATCGTCATGTACCGGGGCCTGGTCGGCACCGTCATGCTGCTCATCATGGTCAAGCACCAGGGACTGACCCTGCGCACCGTGTTCGTCAAGGATCACCTGTGGCGCAGTTTCGTGGGCGTGGTGTCGCTGTGGATGTGGTTTTTCGCGATCGGCAAACTGCCGCTGGCTACCGCCGTCACCCTCAATTACATGGCGCCGATCTGGATCGCCGCCTTCCTGTTCTGCGCCGGCTGGTGGCACGCCAAGGACCACGTCGAGTGGCCGCTGATCGTGGCCGTGATCATGAGCTTCGTCGGCGTCACCCTGGTGCTGCAGCCGGCCATCGCCGCCAACCAGTGGCTGGGCGGCGCCGTCGGCTTGCTCTCGAGCGTGCTCTCGGCGATGGCCTACATGCAGGTGCGGCGCCTGGGCCAGCTGGGCGAACCGGAGTTCCGCGTGGTGTTTTATTTTTCGGCGATGACCGCCAGCGCCGGCCTGGCCGGCACCCTGCTGGAGGGGCGCGGCGCCGGCGTGCCGTTATTCACGGCGCATACCTTGTACAGCGCCGGCCTGCTGCTGGCCATTGGCGTGTCCGCCTTGTTCGCGCAGATCGCCATGACGCGCGCCTACCGCATCGGCAAGGTGCTGGTGGTGGCCAACCTGCAGTACACCGGCATCGTCTTTTCCAGCCTGTGGGGCATGCTGTTGTGGGGTGACCGCTTCAGCTGGTACGTTTGGCTCGGCATGGCGGTGATTCTTGTGTCGGGCATCGCCGCGACGTTTTACAATACCCAAAGCACGCCGCGCGGCACCGCCGTCAGCAAGACCGATCCCATCGCAAGCGAACTTTAA
- the dxs gene encoding 1-deoxy-D-xylulose-5-phosphate synthase, producing MNLLETINEPAELRKLARAQLTPLAHELRHFLLDSVSKTGGHLSSNLGTVELTIALHYVFNTPYDRIVWDVGHQTYSHKILTGRREQMHSLRQLNGISGFPRRDESEYDTFGTAHSSTSISAALGMAQAAKIKGESRHAIAVIGDGSMTAGMAFEALNNAGVQEDINLLVVLNDNDMSISPPVGALNRYLARLMSGQFYAAAKNVGKSVLPGPVLELAKRFEEHAKGMVVPATMFEEFGFNYIGPIDGHDLDSLIPTLENIKKLKGPQFLHVVTKKGQGYKLAEADPVLYHGPGKFNPTEGILPAKAGKTTYTEVFGNWLCDMAAADKRLVGITPAMREGSGMVAFEEQFPDRYFDVGIAEQHSVTFAGGLATEGLKPVVAIYSTFLQRAYDQLIHDVALQNLDVLFALDRAGLVGADGATHAGNYDIAYLRCIPNMVVMAASDENECRRMLTTGYQYKGPAAVRYPRGAGIGAVIEKELTTLPIGKGEIKREGKSVAILAFGSMVARSVVAGEELDATVANMRFIKPLDVELVKRLAQEHDYLVTVEEGAVMGGAGSAVAEALAAEGILKPLLILGLPDKFIDHGDPAALLASVGLDAKGIAASIRQRFGAAEPRLVVNNT from the coding sequence ATGAACTTGCTAGAGACAATCAACGAACCGGCCGAACTGCGCAAGCTGGCGCGCGCCCAACTGACGCCCCTGGCGCACGAGTTGCGCCACTTCCTGCTCGATTCCGTGTCCAAGACCGGCGGCCACCTCTCGTCCAACCTGGGCACGGTGGAGCTGACGATTGCGCTGCACTATGTGTTCAACACGCCGTATGACCGCATCGTGTGGGATGTGGGCCACCAGACCTACTCGCACAAGATCCTCACGGGCCGGCGCGAGCAGATGCACAGCCTGCGCCAGCTGAACGGCATTTCGGGCTTCCCGCGGCGCGACGAAAGCGAATACGACACCTTCGGCACGGCGCACTCGTCGACCTCGATTTCGGCCGCGCTGGGCATGGCGCAGGCGGCCAAGATCAAGGGCGAGTCGCGCCATGCGATCGCTGTCATCGGCGACGGTTCCATGACCGCCGGGATGGCCTTCGAGGCGCTCAACAACGCCGGCGTACAGGAAGACATCAACCTGCTGGTGGTCTTGAACGACAACGACATGTCGATCTCGCCGCCGGTGGGCGCGCTCAATCGCTACCTGGCGCGCCTGATGTCGGGACAGTTCTACGCGGCCGCCAAGAACGTCGGCAAGTCGGTGCTGCCCGGTCCCGTGCTGGAACTGGCCAAGCGCTTCGAGGAACACGCCAAGGGCATGGTGGTCCCGGCCACGATGTTCGAGGAATTCGGCTTCAACTACATCGGCCCGATCGACGGTCATGACCTGGATTCGCTGATCCCTACCCTGGAAAACATCAAGAAGCTCAAGGGTCCGCAATTTTTGCACGTGGTGACCAAAAAAGGGCAGGGCTACAAGCTGGCCGAAGCCGATCCGGTGCTGTACCACGGGCCGGGCAAGTTCAATCCGACCGAAGGCATCCTGCCGGCCAAGGCGGGCAAGACCACTTACACGGAAGTGTTCGGCAACTGGCTGTGCGACATGGCCGCTGCCGACAAGCGCCTGGTCGGCATCACGCCGGCCATGCGCGAAGGCTCAGGCATGGTGGCCTTTGAAGAGCAGTTCCCGGACCGCTATTTCGACGTCGGCATCGCCGAGCAGCATTCGGTGACCTTCGCCGGCGGCCTGGCGACCGAAGGCCTGAAACCCGTGGTGGCGATCTACTCGACCTTTTTGCAGCGCGCCTACGACCAGCTGATTCACGACGTGGCGCTGCAAAACCTGGACGTGCTGTTCGCGCTCGACCGCGCGGGTCTGGTGGGCGCCGACGGCGCCACCCACGCCGGCAACTACGACATCGCTTACCTGCGCTGCATTCCGAACATGGTCGTCATGGCCGCGTCGGACGAAAACGAATGCCGCCGGATGCTGACCACCGGCTACCAGTACAAGGGGCCGGCGGCGGTACGTTATCCGCGCGGTGCCGGCATTGGCGCGGTCATCGAAAAAGAACTGACAACGCTCCCGATCGGCAAGGGCGAGATCAAACGCGAAGGCAAGAGCGTGGCGATCCTGGCCTTCGGCTCGATGGTGGCGCGCAGCGTCGTCGCCGGCGAGGAGCTGGATGCGACGGTGGCCAATATGCGCTTCATCAAGCCGCTCGACGTGGAGCTGGTCAAGCGCCTGGCGCAGGAGCACGACTACCTGGTGACGGTGGAAGAGGGCGCCGTCATGGGCGGCGCCGGTTCGGCGGTGGCCGAGGCGCTGGCGGCCGAAGGCATCCTCAAACCCCTGCTGATCCTCGGCCTGCCCGACAAATTCATCGACCATGGCGACCCGGCGGCCTTGCTGGCCAGCGTGGGACTCGATGCCAAGGGAATCGCCGCGTCGATCCGCCAGCGGTTTGGTGCAGCGGAGCCGCGCCTGGTGGTCAACAACACCTGA
- a CDS encoding exodeoxyribonuclease VII small subunit, with the protein MAKKLIAESAAAPESFEQAMAELAQLVTQMEAGQLPLEASVAAYARGSELVRYCAAQLEKVESQVKVLEGDMLKPFAADGAGEGMQ; encoded by the coding sequence ATGGCAAAGAAATTAATAGCGGAAAGCGCGGCTGCGCCGGAGTCGTTCGAACAGGCCATGGCCGAACTGGCGCAGCTGGTCACGCAGATGGAAGCCGGCCAGTTGCCGCTGGAGGCATCGGTGGCGGCGTACGCGCGCGGCTCGGAGCTGGTGCGCTATTGCGCCGCGCAGCTTGAAAAAGTCGAGTCCCAGGTCAAGGTGCTCGAAGGCGACATGCTCAAGCCCTTCGCGGCCGATGGCGCCGGCGAGGGCATGCAATGA
- a CDS encoding DMT family transporter, producing the protein MAALWILLASFLFSLMGAAVKLASSEYSVAEIVFYRGLVGIILLYFFIRHQGGRLRTEHLGGHLWRGAIGVVSLWMWFYAATKLPLATAVTLNYMSPIWTAVALMGFAWWRGKERVAPPLLLAIGVSFGGVILALRPAFEAQQWFGALMALVSGMLAAIAYTMVRRLSRAGEPEYRVVFYFLAVNIAAGLAGSLLPGGSPDSAAWHAHSARGAALLLFIGASGVFAQMALTRAWRTGKVLVVANLQYTGIVFSSLWGILIWHDVFDWHVWFGMALILASSIAATFYNTVTEKRAAAGTGD; encoded by the coding sequence ATGGCCGCGCTCTGGATCCTGCTGGCGAGCTTCCTGTTCTCGCTCATGGGCGCGGCCGTGAAGCTGGCCTCGAGCGAGTATTCGGTGGCCGAAATCGTGTTCTACCGCGGCCTGGTCGGCATCATCCTCCTGTATTTTTTCATACGCCACCAGGGCGGCAGGCTGCGCACCGAACATCTGGGCGGGCATCTGTGGCGCGGCGCCATCGGCGTGGTGTCGCTGTGGATGTGGTTTTACGCGGCCACCAAGCTGCCGCTGGCCACCGCCGTCACCCTCAATTACATGTCGCCCATCTGGACCGCGGTGGCGCTGATGGGCTTCGCCTGGTGGCGGGGCAAGGAGCGCGTCGCCCCGCCCCTGCTGCTGGCCATCGGCGTCAGTTTCGGCGGCGTGATCCTGGCCCTGCGCCCGGCCTTCGAGGCGCAGCAGTGGTTCGGCGCGCTCATGGCGCTGGTGTCCGGCATGCTGGCCGCCATCGCCTACACCATGGTGCGGCGCCTGAGCCGCGCCGGCGAACCGGAATACCGGGTGGTGTTTTATTTTTTGGCGGTGAACATCGCAGCCGGCCTGGCCGGCAGCCTGCTGCCGGGCGGCTCGCCCGACAGCGCCGCCTGGCATGCGCACTCGGCGCGCGGCGCCGCCCTGCTGCTGTTCATCGGCGCCTCCGGCGTGTTCGCCCAGATGGCGCTCACGCGCGCCTGGCGCACCGGCAAGGTGCTGGTGGTGGCCAACCTGCAGTACACCGGCATCGTGTTTTCCAGCCTCTGGGGCATCCTGATCTGGCACGATGTCTTCGACTGGCATGTCTGGTTCGGCATGGCGCTGATCCTCGCTTCCAGCATCGCCGCCACTTTCTACAATACCGTGACTGAAAAACGCGCCGCCGCCGGCACCGGCGACTGA